From the genome of Sulfurovum riftiae, one region includes:
- a CDS encoding cold-shock protein yields MAEVVNGTVKWFNDEKGYGFIQQENGGSDVFVHFRQVNNPEGGRVTLAEGQAVTFEVGEGQKGPQAENVTPL; encoded by the coding sequence ATGGCAGAAGTAGTAAACGGAACTGTAAAATGGTTCAACGATGAAAAAGGTTATGGATTTATTCAACAAGAGAATGGTGGAAGCGATGTATTTGTACATTTCCGTCAAGTAAACAACCCAGAAGGCGGTCGTGTAACTCTTGCAGAAGGCCAAGCAGTAACATTTGAAGTTGGTGAAGGTCAAAAAGGCCCACAAGCTGAAAACGTAACACCACTCTAG